A region of Salmo salar chromosome ssa17, Ssal_v3.1, whole genome shotgun sequence DNA encodes the following proteins:
- the nudt7 gene encoding peroxisomal coenzyme A diphosphatase NUDT7 (The RefSeq protein has 3 substitutions compared to this genomic sequence): MDLKEKTAAILKQYEVGSRFSYLPVLPKASVLIPLFVRDGEVHTLMTLRSQELRTNAGEVCFPGGKRGPRDRDDVDTALREAEEEIGLPPDQVDVVCTLFPIMNKSGLLVTPVVGFIEASFFPRPNPAEVSAVFTVPLEFFTREVDHSSYSATGIAGSLHSFQFPDPDSGSHYQIWGLAAILAILVSVLALRKKPEFETGFDSDDPVSFFQHNLNKRISKL; encoded by the exons ATGGACCTAAAAGAAAAGACAGCTGCCATATTGAAGCAATATGAAGTCGGGAGCAGATTCTCCTACTTGCCGGTCCTGCCCAAAGCCTCCGTGTTGATACCGCTGTTTGTGAGGGACGGAGAGGTCCACACACTGATGACTCTACGTTCCCAAGAG CTGAGGACCAACGCAGGCGAGGTGTGTTTCCCAGGTGGGAAGAGGGACCCGAGGGACAGGGATGACGTGGACACGGCtctgagagaggcagaggaggagatAGGCCTTCCTCCTGACCAGGTGGACGTGGTCTGCACACTCTTCCCCATTATGAACAAG AGTGGTCTGTTGGTGACTCCAGTGGTGGGGTTCATTGAGGCCTCGTTCTTTCCTCGCCCAAACCCAGCCGAGGTCAGCGCTGTGTTCACTGTCCCCCTGGAGTTCTTCACTAGAGAGGTAGACCACTCATCCTACAGCGCGACTGGAATTGCTGGCTTGCTCCACAGTTTCCAGTTTCCGGACCCTGACTCAGGCAGCCACTATCAGATATGGGGCCTGACTGCCATTTTGGCTATACTGGTCTCTGTCCTAGCCCTCAGAAAAAAGCCTGAGTTTGAGACTGGTTTTGATTCTGATGACCCGGTATCTTTCTTCCAACACAATCTGAACAAGAGGATCAGTAAACTATGA